In a genomic window of Phragmites australis chromosome 14, lpPhrAust1.1, whole genome shotgun sequence:
- the LOC133890861 gene encoding uncharacterized protein LOC133890861 isoform X5, protein MLANASAAMSSPPPDDGAEAGGDGDRTFSYGAAEYWDARYAEEGGAPYDWYQRYDALRPFVRRFAPPASRLLMIGCGSALMSEDMVSDGYVEIVNIDISSVVIEMMRKKYFNVPQMQCILYCLSFPLLLEDAIYHQLIPLWLADLRMDVRDMSMFSDDSFDCAIDKGTLDSLMCGVDAPLSAAQMVLEVDRLLRPGGVFILRDRVSRVRQEGLYWILFH, encoded by the exons ATGCTCGCGAACGCGTCCGCGGCGatgtcgtcgccgccgcctgaCGACGGGGCGGAGGCTGGGGGCGACGGCGACAGGACGTTCAGCTACGGGGCGGCGGAGTACTGGGACGCGCGGTACGCGGAGGAGGGCGGCGCGCCGTACGACTGGTACCAGCGCTACGACGCGCTCCGTCCCTTCGTCCGCCGCTTCGCGCCGCCGGCGTCGCGTCTCCTCATGATCGGCTGCGGCTCCGCTC TTATGTCAGAGGATATGGTCAGTGATGGCTATGTGGAGATAGTGAACATTGACATTTCTTCGGTTGTAATTgagatgatgagaaagaaatatttcAACGTTCCACAGATGCAATGTATCCTTTATTGCTTATCATTTCCCTTGTTGCTCGAAGATGCAATCTACCATCAATTGATACCCTTATGGCTTGCAGACTTGCGCATGGATGTTAGAGATATGAGTATGTTTTCTGATGATTCATTTGATTGTGCCATTGATAAAG GTACTCTGGACTCATTGATG TGTGGTGTGGATGCTCCTCTCAGTGCAGCTCAGATGGTTCTGGAAGTGGACAG GCTTCTTAGACCAGGAGGAGTCTTCATTTTG